A single region of the Nitrospirota bacterium genome encodes:
- a CDS encoding ATP-binding protein: MSTELNRQIEGHMRALKLKGMIPVYRELSDRATAGNILYEEYLALLLEEEVKRKTDSSVKAKIHKSRLPYLKTLEE; this comes from the coding sequence ATGAGCACAGAACTGAACAGGCAGATAGAAGGACATATGAGGGCTTTGAAACTCAAGGGTATGATCCCGGTCTACAGGGAGTTATCGGATCGGGCGACAGCCGGCAATATTTTATATGAAGAATATTTAGCGCTGCTTCTTGAAGAAGAGGTAAAGAGAAAGACAGACAGTTCGGTAAAAGCAAAGATACACAAAAGCCGTTTGCCGTACCTGAAGACATTGGAGGAGTT